The Anopheles marshallii chromosome X, idAnoMarsDA_429_01, whole genome shotgun sequence genome includes a window with the following:
- the LOC128711178 gene encoding uncharacterized protein LOC128711178 gives MHQQNYALPPYTTEAPLGYPSVRIPAARSTTIEEELKRIDKQCEDQLLEERLRAIERCELRRMAEKKRLLEDSVHASTSIARQHEETYRAEPYRPSVSFVPVQPERTMHRSIRNNSTIFPSFNQSQISARKCTSKELPIFGGDPKEWMAFISYYEHSTAICGYTNGENMLRLQACLKGKAREAVGSCLLYPDSIPEAIEILKECYSRPEIVVNTLMANIRRMPPPKDDSFDALVNYGVAVRNFCASIAGSGLHSYFDGGPLLEELVDKLPTYVRLNWYYYQNDCTHVTLATFNDWVKELVRAASRGVKHTSGRREVKHDGNNRQHDRKYAHQNVHSTGLSVKPVSKSPVVEVDIKRCVACQEKCVNLSDCGKFQAMSVNARWTLIKREGLCRTCLCKHSSACPVGVLCGINGCERRHHRLLHSPGSNQVQPNTSQEGGPVTTNCNVHSVPPGGVMLKYIPVTLYGNGTQVDTMALLDDGSSATFMEHDLLKELGISGKPRPLCISWTGNQSRVEDKSVELSVRISGVGIPGIYNMRAVHTVRTLGLSKQSLAPSQLAVEYDHLRGLPLPSYHNISARILIGVDNCFLSQILKTVEGRADEPAASKTRLGWVVYGPYQQTSKDAITKRVKSMNLHICPCSENRDSEMDLALRKYFSFESLGVYHPVKQLRSGDEERALNILASKVRLIDGRYEAGLLWKYETIKLPDSRAMALRRHDCLERKLRRDPHLAKAMHTKIIEYEERGYIRKLTPTERSTKDPNDWYLPIFPVINPNKPGKVRVVFDAAAKVNGLSLNSVLLTGPDQLVGLLTVLYKFREYKIAVTGDIREMFFQVRMNERDQRSQMFFSGTMVRSVAHQNSTY, from the coding sequence ATGCACCAGCAGAATTATGCTCTGCCGCCTTATACAACCGAGGCACCGCTCGGGTATCCGTCCGTAAGGATTCCCGCAGCGCGATCTACTACGATCGAGGAAGAGTTGAAGAGAATAGACAAGCAGTGTGAGGATCAGTTGCTTGAAGAAAGGTTGCGTGCAATTGAGCGATGTGAGCTACGACGAATGGCCGAAAAGAAACGATTGCTGGAAGACTCTGTACACGCTTCTACGAGCATTGCAAGGCAGCATGAAGAAACGTATAGAGCAGAGCCGTATAGACCATCCGTTAGTTTCGTTCCAGTGCAACCCGAACGAACGatgcatcgatcgattcgcAACAACTCGACCATATTTCCGTCGTTTAACCAGAGTCAAATCTCCGCACGAAAGTGCACGAGTAAAGAGTTGCCAATATTCGGTGGCGACCCTAAAGAGTGGATGGCTTTCATATCATATTATGAGCACTCTACCGCGATATGTGGCTATACAAACGGTGAGAACATGTTGCGGTTACAAGCGTGCCTGAAAGGGAAGGCGCGTGAAGCAGTTGGAAGTTGCCTGTTGTATCCTGATAGCATTCCCGAAGCCATCGAGATCCTGAAAGAGTGTTATAGCCGCCCGGAAATAGTGGTGAACACTCTGATGGCCAACATAAGACGCATGCCGCCCCCGAAGGATGACAGTTTCGACGCGTTGGTGAACTATGGCGTAGCAGTGCGGAACTTCTGTGCATCGATAGCGGGTTCCGGTCTGCATAGCTACTTCGACGGAGGTCCGTTGCTGGAAGAACTCGTAGACAAGCTGCCGACTTACGTGAGGCTGAACTGGTATTACTACCAAAACGACTGCACGCATGTCACGCTGGCGACATTCAACGATTGGGTGAAGGAACTAGTCCGCGCAGCTAGCCGGGGAGTGAAACATACTAGCGGTCGTAGAGAGGTGAAACATGACGGTAACAATCGTCAGCACGACCGTAAGTACGCTCACCAAAATGTTCATTCCACAGGTTTGTCCGTAAAACCAGTATCGAAGTCACCGGTGGTTGAGGTTGACATCAAGCGGTGTGTTGCGTGTCAGGAGAAGTGTGTAAATTTGTCCGACTGCGGTAAATTCCAGGCTATGAGTGTTAACGCTCGTTGGACCCTAATTAAGCGTGAGGGCCTTTGCAGAACGTGTCTTTGCAAGCACTCAAGTGCTTGTCCCGTTGGTGTTTTGTGCGGTATAAATGGATGCGAGCGTCGACATCATCGTTTGCTACATTCTCCTGGTAGTAATCAGGTTCAACCCAATACCAGCCAAGAAGGAGGTCCTGTCACTACTAATTGCAACGTACACTCTGTTCCGCCCGGAGGTGTAATGCTGAAATACATTCCGGTTACGCTGTACGGCAACGGTACGCAGGTGGATACGATGGCGCTTCTGGATGATGGATCCTCGGCCACCTTCATGGAGCACGATCTATTGAAAGAGCTGGGTATTAGTGGCAAGCCTCGCCCCTTGTgcatttcgtggaccggtaaCCAGAGCAGGGTTGAGGACAAGTCTGTCGAGCTATCCGTAAGGATATCAGGTGTAGGCATACCAGGTATCTACAATATGCGTGCTGTACACACTGTACGTACTCTCGGGTTGAGTAAGCAGTCATTAGCACCGTCCCAGCTGGCCGTCGAATACGATCATCTTAGAGGGTTACCCTTGCCATCGTATCACAATATTTCCGCTAGGATTCTGATTGGGGTTGATAACTGTTTCTTGAGCCAAATACTGAAGACCGTTGAAGGAAGAGCGGACGAGCCGGCCGCTTCGAAAACTCGACTTGGTTGGGTGGTGTATGGTCCATATCAACAGACATCGAAGGATGCGATAACGAAGCGCGTTAAATCCATGAACTTGCATATTTGCCCCTGCAGTGAAAATAGAGATAGTGAGATGGATCTGGCATTAAGGAAATACTTCTCTTTTGAGTCACTGGGAGTGTACCATCCCGTTAAACAGCTTCGTTCAGGTGATGAAGAGCGTGCACTCAACATTCTTGCCTCCAAAGTTCGGTTGATAGATGGTCGGTATGAGGCTGGCCTCTTATGGAAGTACGAAACGATTAAGCTACCAGATAGCCGTGCTATGGCATTGAGACGTCATGACTGCCTGGAGAGGAAGCTGCGCCGTGACCCACACCTGGCTAAGGCAATGCACACCAAGATTATAGAATACGAAGAGCGAGGGTACATAAGAAAGCTTACCCCTACTGAGCGAAGTACCAAAGACCCAAACGATTGGTACTTGCCTATCTTTCCCGTCATCAACCCAAATAAGCCGGGAAAGGTTCGAGTTGTGTTTGATGCTGCTGCGAAGGTGAATGGACTGAGCTTGAATTCGGTTTTACTTACTGGACCGGACCAACTCGTTGGACTTCTGACTGTCCTCTACAAGTTCCGCGAGTATAAGATTGCCGTAACCGGTGACATTCGTGAAATGTTTTTTCAGGTCCGAATGAACGAGCGCGACCAACGTAgccagatgtttttttctggaacGATGGTAAGATCGGTAGCCCATCAGAACAGTACGTACTAA